The DNA window ACTTTATGCCAGCCGTGTTGAGCTGTATATGCCTTACGCCCTCCTCCCTGAGCATCTTAATTATTTCAGGCAGGTCCTCCCTGAGCGTCGGCTCCCCTCCCGTTATCTGTACGGCCATAGTGAAGGCCTGCTTCTTCACCTGCCTGATCTGATACCTCAGGAGCTCTATGGAGGGCTCATAGATGTAGCCGGCCCTCTCAGCGTAGAAGAAGCAGTAATAGCAGCTCAGGTTACACCTGTTCGTGACAACTAGGTTGGTTAGGGCCGTGTGGTTCTCGTGCATTGAGCAGAGGCCGCAGTTGAAGGGGCATGGGGCGCTGAGGGCGACATAAGCCTTCGCATGGCCTGCCCCCTTGCCAGTCTCCTCATACTTCATCATCTTGTAGTACAGCTTGGCGTCGCCGTAGTAGAGCTCTTCAAACTCGCCGTGCTCAGGGCAGACCTTCCTTATGTATATCTTGCCGTCCCTCTCAAGGATCCTTGCTGGCAGCAACCTCATGCAAACTGGGCAGAGGCTTGTGGTGTAGCCTACATGCTTCTCGCCCTCCCTTAGCTCAGGCATGAGGCCGCCAATGGGTATCTTCTTCTCAGCTATTTCAACATAGACACTGTCACCCTCCTTCACAAGCCTTCCAGGGGCTGGCAGCGTTGGGGGCGCTTCAATGTACGTCTTTTGACTCACTGTTACAGTCAACTAGGTTACCTCCTGACCTCTTACTATTCTGCTTCAGTTATTTAAGCCTGCACAAGTATTTATTGTGGCCTGGCCTAGTTGACTTCTTACCTGTTATAGATTCATCAAGTGAGCTCTCTTAGCACTGTTGTACTTATAAAAAATCACGCGCGCAAGTGGTGGCAGTTCAACCTAGAGCTGTTAACAAGATGTCCATAGGGGCCTTAACATGAAATATGCAAGGCAGCTAATGCTGGGCCAGCGCCTTCTTAATGTACGTGCCCATCCTCTTCTCAAGCTCATCCTTGCTGACCTGACCCACTATAGTATCAACGACCTTCCCATCCGCTATTATGAGTATAGAGGGTATGTGCCTCACCTGATACTTATCAGCTACTGCATAAGCCGAGTCTACGTCTACCTTACCAAAGGCCACACCTGGAACTAGGTATTTCATTGCAACTTCCTTGAAGGTCTTATAGAAGTTTATGCAGGGGCCACACCACTCGGCAGTGAAGTAAAGGAATAACACCTTGTTCTCGTTTATGAGTGAGCTCATATTAGACTGTGTTACGTTAACGACAAACTCTTTTAGAGCCCTCTCCAGGTAGAAGGCCCTTTCTTCAAGCTTTTCCGAGAGATTAAGCCACGCATCGTTATCCTTCTCATACATGGCTTTGACCCAGCTCCTCTAGAGAGGGGCCTCTCCCTAAAGTATCTTTGGCCTTACGCCATGTTTATGGCCTCCTCGACGCTGAGAACGCTAGGCCTCGCGCGGTCCGACGTGGAAGACGCTACGGCCTTAACGTTATCAATTATATCCTTCAGCCTAGCAGGCTTTGTGGCCTGGGCGTAGACCCTCACCTTCATCTCAGTGCCGCTTTTCCTTACGAGGAGCCAGCTGCCATCCTCGCCCTCCACTCTTACGCCATCTATGGCGAGGAGGCTTGTAACCTTGACTCCTAAGAGCTTCTCCGCCCGCCGCGAGAGCACTTCGTATAATTGCTCCTTATCGCTCTCGCTTCCCACCAGGAACGAGAGCCTGGCACTTGGATATGACGGCAATGATAGTATGACCTCGTTTACGCTGCGCCCTCTTCTCATGACCTCATCCAGCAGGAGGAGTGCTTGGAAGATGCCGTCAGGCCACGGCCCCCACTTTGGATCTATGAGCTTCCAGGGCTCAGCAGCCATTAACGTGTTACTGTCCATATACTCGTGTAGCCTACCTAAGGGCGCGCGAACTATTTTGCCGCCTGTCTTTTCTACAACCTCCTGCACCTCGTAGCCTACATCAACAGAGACCACAACGTTACCCTTGCTCTCGCTTAGCTTGCGCTGTGCCAGCAGGGCTATTATAAGGTCCTGCTTTACAAAGCCTAACCCCCTAGTTAGGACTGCCAGCCTGTCAGCGTCGCCATCATGAGCTAGGAGGACCTCGGCGTTCGAGCCCTCAAGGACAGGCTGCAGGGACGTCATCACGTCAGGCCTCGGCTCAGGAAGCCTTCCTGGGAACGTGCCGTCAAGGTTACAGTTTACGCTTATGATTTTTTCGAATCCTGCCTCCCTGAGGAGCTTTGGAGTCACGACGCTGGCAGCGCCGTTAGCGCAGTCGACCAAAACCTTAGGCCTGTCAGCCCTGCGCCACAGGCTCGTGTCAACAAACTCTAGGGCCTCATTTATATAAGACTCGACGGCATAATTCTCAGTAGTGAAGTAGCCGACCCTGTCCCACGGCACCTCCGTTGCTGAATTTATGTAGCCCTCAAGGGAGCTCTCCTCGGCTCTGAAGAGTTCCATGCCGTCCTTCTTCAACAGCTTAATGCCATTATCCATGGGCGGGTTATGGCTCGCTGAGATCGAGGCCCCAAGTGAGGAGCGCGACCTCTTGACCTCGTAGGCTACAACTGGGAGAGGCGCCGTGCCAATAAGTATCACATCCATGCCGCCTGCCATGAAGCCCGAGGCCGTCGCCAGCGACAGAAGCGGGCTCGTGAGCCTGGAGTCGTGCCCCACTACGGCACTTCCCTTGGAGTCCGCTATGTGCCTGGCCGCTGCTAAGGCTATGCTATAAATTAGCCTTGGGTTAATCTTTTCTGGGTAGGGGCCTCTGGCTCCCGCTGTTCCGAATAAGGGCAAGGCACTCACCATGCATGCTCTGTTTGCGCGAGATAAAAGCGCTTCTAAAAAGAACCTACGCGCTTCTACAAAATATGAGCAAGGTACAACAGGCCCAGCCTGTAAGGGATGTTCGCTCATAGGTATTCATTAATTTCTATGATGTGAAATTCCGCGAGGGCACATCAAAAGAAACCCTCATGATGTCGCCTTGTTGTTCTCAGTAAACCAATGCTAGCTGCCACCGTTTAAGGGTACAGCGGGGCACTTGGCTAGGCCCAGAAGGTCGCCGACCTTCTTTGGCTTTATGCATACAACTCCAGTATCCTCGTCAACCTCAACTACGAAATCCTTCCCCCACCTCTCTACGACGTATTTCTTTATGTAGAGGTTAAGGGGAAGCGTGTAGTACTCGTACTCATAGGTTTTACCGCCTACCTCCTTCTTACCCTTCATAGTCCTCGCTTCGACGGACCTTACTTTCACGGCTTGGCACCCTGACTGTCTTTAAAGTGAGAAAGGCCTGATAAGTTTTTATCACGAAGTCCCTAATAATCGTTATAGTGTTTTATATATAGATGCAAGGGCTCAGCTGTTTAACATAGCGCATCTGCTCTTAAAGGCCTTTTCATCAAACGCTTGAGGGAGCTTTAAATTTTCCTCAAGGGCCTGCGGCTGAGGGGTGAAAGCTACGTCGAAGGAGCCGCGGCTGTTTGTTGCTTCCAAGGATGAGATAGTAAGCGGTGAGGCCAGCGACATTTACTTCAAGAGGACGCAGGAGGTCTTAATGTACGCGGGCCTCAGCAGCGTCAAAGTCAGGATGGAGGTGCACCTATACAGCGAGCCGCCTGAGGGCGAGTGGGCAGTTTACGCGGGGCTTGAGGAGGCCCTAGCCATAATGAAGGACAAGCCGTTCACTGTGTACTCGCTCCCTGAGGGCACGCTTTTTAAGAGGAAGACTCCTCTAATGCTGATAGAGGCTCCTTATGAGGCCTTCGCGCCGTTCGAGGCTCCAGTACTTGGAGTCCTCAGGTTTGAGAGCAGCATAGCGACAAAGTCGGCTAGAATCAGGGTAGCAGCTGGCAACAAACTTTACCTCTTCTTTGGGCTCAGGGCGCTTCATCCCGCCGTCTTTCCAGCGGCTGACAGGGCCGCATACATAGGTGGCGCTGACTCGGTCAGTGGTATACTTTCAGAGAAGTACCTGGGCCTGACGCCTCAGGGAACTATGCCTCACGCCCTGATAATAGCTATTGGGGACCAGAGGAAAGCGTGGCAGCTCTTTGCAGAGCTCTACAGCGGCAAGGTAAATGTGATTGCGCTCTCGGACACATTTGACGACGAGAGGCAGGAGGCCATGATGGCAGCCGAGCTGCTCAAGGACAAGCTGTGGGGGGTAAGGCTTGACACGCCGTCAAGCAGGAGGGGCAACATGCACGACATTATAGAGGAGGTCAAGTGGACCCTTCAGCTCCACGGCTATAAGAACGTGAGGGTCATAGTCAGCGGTGGCCTTGACGAACAGAGCATACTGGAGTTACGTGACGTCGCTGATGGGTTTGGTGTTGGCACTACTGTTGCAATGCCAAGGAGCGTCGACCTGAGCATGGATATAGTCGAGGTGAACCGCGGTAACGGCTGGGAACCGATAGCCAAGAGGGGGAAGATGCCAGGGGCCAAGATGGTGTACTCATGTGGCGCGCTTAAACATCACGTGGCACCCTGGAGCAGCGAGCCGCCGTCCTGCGAGGACGGCAGGAGGCCTGAGCAGCTCCTAGTTAAATACCTAGACAATGGCAAGTTGGTCCGTGATCTGCCGTCCTTGGACAGCATAAGGTCTTACGTGATCTCGCAGCTTAAGGAGCTGAAGCTGCTGCCATAGTGGTGTCGGAGCACCTTGAGTAGAACGCCAACTAGGTTAGTGGTCACTAGGTCCCTCCTTTATGGCGTAGCCCTTCTCTTAAATATAACTGTGAGCATACTGCTTGCCAGAAGGCTTAGCGAGGCAGACTATGCGGCCTATCAGTTTGCTACAAAGAGAGTCATTAACTACGCAACTGTGCCCATCAGCCTCTTTGGGCTGTGGATGTATAGGTACTTAGCCGTAAGAAGGAGAGGCTCCTTCTCGGCAGGGCTCTTTCTCTCGCTGCTAAGCGGGATCCTCGGGATACTGCTAGGCTTCAGCCTAGAGTACCTAGAGGCAAAGGTGGGGCTTGAGGTGGCGCTCCTGGCTGGCACGGCCCTCATGCTTCAGTCATTCATGGGGGGCATCACCACAATGCTGGACGCCACAAGGCCTGTGAGGCTGGCCCTGCTGACCCTTGTCTACAGACTGCTGTACTCCGCCTTAATTATGGTGGCGCTATACGCGGCCTTTCCATCGCTTGGGCACGTCTTCGTTGCGACGTCGCTCTCTCTAGCGATCTCAATAGCCCTTGGGCTTGAGTGGCTTCACCAAGTAGTGGGGTCTGACTCGTCGCCCTGGCCTACCCTGGCCGAGTGGGCTAGGACTTCGAGGCCGCTGCTAATTGCGTATGTTGTTGGCTTTGTGGCGTCACTTGACGCGACAATAGCGTACCCCCTCGTCGGCTCAGCCGTTGTGGCGGCCTTCTTCGTCGCGGCGGCCGTGGCGACGCTTGTAAGGGAGTCTGCAAATACAGGCCTTCGGTACCTTCACGTCTACGTCCTCTCAACAGGCAACGTGGCAGCTGCCCTAAGGTCAATCTTCATAGTGGCCTCACTCGCGACCCCGCTTTTTGTTTACGCGGCCGTGCACCCGCTCTACATAATTTATGTCTTCAATTACAAGTACGGCTGGGCATCATGGGCCCTGACAGTGTTTATGATAACAGCTATAATTGAGGTTCTGAACGGAGGGCTCTCAAACCTAGTGATGGGCTCTATAGGCGAAGTCGGCGAGGGCTCCGTCTCTAAGTTTGAGCGCTTAAACATAGTGACGTCTATACCCTCCTTAGTTTACATAATAGCGCTGGCCGGGGCCTTCATCATGCTAAAGGGCCTTCAGCTTCAACTTATTATATTGGCGTGGTCCGCTGTTTACATGGTGCGCTTTGCCCTGTCGGTTGGCATATACTATTACTGGTTCCTTCCAGGCAACGCCAAGGGAGAATTTAACAGGCGCTTGGCGAAGCTGGCCTTGAGCGCCCTGCTGGCTATTGCCCTCTCTCTTCTCTTTAGTCCGCTCGCGCCGCCAAGCAGGGGTCTCTTAAGGTCTATAGCAATTCTAGCGGAGATGGGAGTACCTTACTTAGCGGTGTACTACGCTATAGTAGCAGTTGTTGACCCTGAGCTAAGGTCGGTTGCCTCCAGGCTGCTTAGAGCGGTTTCAAGCGGCAGCCTATCTTTATAGTTCAGACCAGCTGAGCTGTGGCAACGCCCTGCTGCTCTGCGATATTAGGCCCGGTGGTGAGGCTAATAATAGAGGAGAGCGACAGTCGTGTCGGCGCGCATAGAGAGGCTCTCAACAGGAGTACGCGGCATAGACGAAATGCTAGGGGGAGGCATACCAAGGGGCTTCTTTGTTGCCGTGGTGGGGGAGCCCGGCACCGGCAAGACTATCTTCGCCCTTCACTATGCGTGGCGGGGCATAAAGGATAACGACAAGGTCATTTACGTGACGACCGAGGAGAGCAGGGAGAGCATAATAAAGCAGGCGAAGATGTTTAACATGGACTTAGATAAGGCAGTTGATGAGGGAAAGGCTATAATAATAGATGCGCTGCTCAAGTCTCAGAACGATGAGTGGTCGCTTGACGAGATCGACGTGGAGACCCTGGTAAACAAGGTGATAGAGGCCAAGAGGAGGCTGGGCTATGGCAGGTCAAGGCTAATAATTGACAGCATGAGCACCTTCTGGCTTGACAAGCCAGCAATGGCTAGGAAGTACAGCTACGCCGTCAAGAGGGTCCTATATAGGTGGGACTTCACGGTACTCATGACGAGCCAGTACGCTATAACTACGTCAAGCGCCTTCGGCTGGGGGCTTGAGCATGTGGCTGATGGCATTATAAGGTTCGGCAGGAGGGTCATAGGCGGCGAGCTCAGGAGGTACATCCTTGTAGAGAAGATGAGGCAGACGCCGCATGACCTCAGGGTCCACTTCATTGATATAAGGGACGGCGAGGGATTGGTCTTGCTGGGGCCAGCAAACTTCAGCAGGGAGGACCTGGCGTTGCCGGAGGACATCAAGAGAAGAATCAGGGAGTCTAAGGAGAGGGAGCCGGGGCCTTAGAGACTCAACGCAAAGGCGCGCTTGATCATCCTTAAACACTTTTGCCTCTGTCATGGTATACCTACATTTAAGCTGTCCCTATGGACACCGTGCACTTCCTTAACTGAAATAGAACCTAATCAGCATATGCGCTCGTGTCATTATTCTTTCATAGTTAAGAGGCTTGCCAAGTTAGAGAGTTTTTTTAACTTTTTCATTGAAAAATCTTAGCTCATCTGAAGGGCGAGACTTTCAACATACTATAAATTTTAAATTTGCGGGGGCTTAGGAACCGCTCAGGTGACAATTAAATGCCCAGGAACATAGTTGTGAGGCAGCTTAACCAGATCCCTATAGAGGATACAGAGGTAGAGCTCGTTGAGAGGAAAGGGCTTGGGCACCCAGACTACATAAGCGACGCTGTCGCCGAGGAGGCTAGCAGGCAGCTCAGCGCCTACTACAAGGAGCGCTTTGGGGCCATAATGCACCACAACCTGGACAAAGTCCTCCTTGTGGGTGGGCAGGCCTCGCCAAGGTGGGGAGGGGGTGACGTCATATCGCCCATTTACATTATAGTCTCCGGCAGGGCGACGACGGAGGTCAGGACTTCATCAGGTATAGAGGAGGTGCCTGTTGGCAGGATAGTCATAAAGGCCGTCAAGGACTGGGTTTCAAGGAACCTGAGGTTCCTTGACCCAGAGATCCACCTAGTGGTTGACTACAAGATAGGCAAAGGGAGCGCAGACCTCAGGGGCATATTTGAGTCAAGGTCAGGGTCCTACAGGGCTAACGACACTAGCTTTGGAGCAGGCTTCGCGCCTCTGAGCACTACAGAGAGGCTGGTTCTTGAAACCGAGAGGCTGCTTAACAGCAAGGAGTTCAAGTCAAAGGTGCCTGCGTCAGGCGAGGACGTGAAGGTCATGGGGCTCAGAAGAGGGAGGACCTTAGAGATAACGGTAGCCGATGCTATTGTGAGCCGCTTCGTGAGGGATCCGGAGGAGTACATGAGTGTCAAGGATGAAATAAAGGAGGCTGTGCTCAACCTTGCCAGCAAGCTGGCGCCAGATTATGATGTGAAGGTATATGTAAACAACGGAGACATACCTGAGGAGGAGGTGTTTTACATCACGGTCACCGGCACCAGCGCGGAGCACGGCGATGATGGAGCCACTGGAAGGGGCAATAGGGTCAACGGCCTTATAACGCCTATGAGACCAATGAGCCTTGAGGCGGCAGCTGGTAAGAACCCTGTGACGCACGTAGGCAAGATATATAACGTGGCTGCCATGGAGATCTCCCAGGTAATATATGAGAAGGTACCTGGCGCGAAGGAGGTTTATGTAAGGCTTCTGGGCCAGATAGGAAGGTCCATAGATGACCCGCTGATAGCCGACGTCTCCATAATACCTGATAACGGTGTACAGTTGAACTCCAACATTAAGCAGGAGGTTTCTGGGATAGTAGATGAATACCTAAGCAGGCTGCACTTCATCTCAGAGAGGTTCCTTAAAGGGGAGGTCCAGCTCTATTAATCTACTCCGCTACTTTTCATTTTATATATTTTATTGTTGTAAGAGTAGTCACCTTGACTGCCATACGATCTTTCGCAGTTTACTAGCTAGGCCCGTTTCTTCAACGACACTCTCAATAGTGGCATTCTTAGAAACTAACGATAAATTATAAAAGAAATGCGTCGTGGAATCGGATAGAAACTAACAAGTAATCAGACGTCGCTTAGACATCAGACGATTAGTACGATTTGCTTACTTAAACCTTAATTTAAACAACTTTGCGTTAATAGTTTTCCCTCATTTAAGCCGATTCCGTCTACTTACTCAACACGACCAGTGCCAACTATTATGTCAAGGCTGCACGACGATCTTTACTGCCTAGGGCCCTCATAGACCTGTACTCGCTGAGCAGCTGGGATAGCTTAGCGTTTACGAACTCGTCTGACTTAATCTTCCTAGCGAAGTCGGTCGCATCCTGAAGCACCTTTGAGCTGACGAAGTGGTAGCCAGCAGCCCGCACAACCTGGTAGTTATTGATGTTGAGCGGTGCTATGCCGTATTTCTTCGCTGCGTTCGGCAGAGGCCCCTCCGTCTCTTGCAGAAGAAGAGCCTTAACGCCAGCGCTAGCCAGCTCGCTGAGGACCTCTGCCTCAAAGTTCGTTGTGCTATCAACGATGACTACTTCGCCGGGCCTTATCGGACCTATCAAGTCCTCACTCCTCTTGAGGCTTGATCTTTTAAGCTCGTCAAGCCTCCTCGCCATCACAAGGCTACCTGAGACCACTTGGAGCAGGGCCTTCCGAAGGGCCTCCAGGTCCTCTTGAAGGGCCTCGTAGGACTTCCTTAAGTCTGAGAGCGTCGACTCAAGGGACCCGACCCTCTTCACGAGGGAGTTTACCTCGCTGTCTTTAAGGAGCTCAGCCTTTAACTGCTTCCTGGCCAGGTACAGCTCCCTTTCCTCGTGGAAGAGCCTATCCCTCAGCTCCTCCAGTTGCTTCGTCAAGGCAACCTTCTGGGCCTCCAACAGCTCAAGCCTCGAGTTCTCATTACATGGACCTTGTTGAACTTTAGAGTCCGTAGCGGGAAGGCTGCGCCTCTCCTGTTGCTGGCTCTCATGGTCTCCAAGCAGTCTTGATATCTGCTTCTCTATAGCCTCAGCTAAGGTGGCGCCTCTGATGACATCGGCCTTCAGTTCGTCAACGTCAATGTCTAGGCCCAGCCTAGAGGTGTAGGCCTCTACCTGGGAGAGCTTGTTATGGTAGTCTATGAACGCCTTGTAGGCGGCGGCCAGCGAGTCCCTCTCATGTGAAGTCTTAGGCTTTAAGTCAGAGCCAGCCGAGGCCTTAGACGCCATGTACTCTTTCTCCGCGACGCTAAGGTCATAGCCCGGCAGGTACAGCTGCGCGCCCAGCTGCGCCGCGAGCTTTCTAATGAGCTCTGGAGGGTCCGAGACGTCTGTGGCAACTATTATAGGCCTGCCAAGCTCTGAAATTAATTTAACTATCTCGCCTCTGTCGAGCTCCTTATAGCTGCCTAAGTGAAGAAGCCTTCCCTCTACGTCAAGGACTGCTATGCCTGTCGTCATGCCGGCGTCAACGCCCACTATGAGAGGCCTTGAGGGCCTCTCGCTGCTTTCTCCAAAGATGAGCTCACCCTCGTACTTGGTCTCAACCTTTATCATGTAGTCTATGCCGCGGTGGGGCCTCACTAGACCTACTAGCCTCTCGCGCGGCGCGTAGACTATGAATACAGCCGATTCAAGTCCTCCATCGCCGGACCTGTAAAAGACGTCATAGTCTATGTTGGCATTGTCAAGGGCCTCCTTAACCTTGTCTGCTGCTATCTTTACAGAGGCCCTTATCCTCCGCTGGTACCTTGCCTGGCTCCAGCCCCCGCTCTTTGAGCTTCTCCCTCTGCTGACTACAATATAGGTCTTCTCCCTGCTGAAGCCGACACGCCGTCCCCCTCCCTTCGCGACTATGGCGGCAACTATGAACGCCGTCCTCATGGGTGAGAGCTTTGACGAGGCCACATCAATGCCAGCACGCCTTGCAGCCTCAAGGACATCGAGCAGGCCCTCGCTCGTCGCCGTCGCCTGTACCAGCGCTGTGTCGGGGGGGAGTAGCGAAAGAAGCCTTGCTAGGCTCTCAGT is part of the Acidilobus sp. 7A genome and encodes:
- a CDS encoding thioredoxin family protein; this translates as MYEKDNDAWLNLSEKLEERAFYLERALKEFVVNVTQSNMSSLINENKVLFLYFTAEWCGPCINFYKTFKEVAMKYLVPGVAFGKVDVDSAYAVADKYQVRHIPSILIIADGKVVDTIVGQVSKDELEKRMGTYIKKALAQH
- a CDS encoding phosphoglucomutase, whose product is MPLFGTAGARGPYPEKINPRLIYSIALAAARHIADSKGSAVVGHDSRLTSPLLSLATASGFMAGGMDVILIGTAPLPVVAYEVKRSRSSLGASISASHNPPMDNGIKLLKKDGMELFRAEESSLEGYINSATEVPWDRVGYFTTENYAVESYINEALEFVDTSLWRRADRPKVLVDCANGAASVVTPKLLREAGFEKIISVNCNLDGTFPGRLPEPRPDVMTSLQPVLEGSNAEVLLAHDGDADRLAVLTRGLGFVKQDLIIALLAQRKLSESKGNVVVSVDVGYEVQEVVEKTGGKIVRAPLGRLHEYMDSNTLMAAEPWKLIDPKWGPWPDGIFQALLLLDEVMRRGRSVNEVILSLPSYPSARLSFLVGSESDKEQLYEVLSRRAEKLLGVKVTSLLAIDGVRVEGEDGSWLLVRKSGTEMKVRVYAQATKPARLKDIIDNVKAVASSTSDRARPSVLSVEEAINMA
- a CDS encoding nicotinate phosphoribosyltransferase; amino-acid sequence: MKATSKEPRLFVASKDEIVSGEASDIYFKRTQEVLMYAGLSSVKVRMEVHLYSEPPEGEWAVYAGLEEALAIMKDKPFTVYSLPEGTLFKRKTPLMLIEAPYEAFAPFEAPVLGVLRFESSIATKSARIRVAAGNKLYLFFGLRALHPAVFPAADRAAYIGGADSVSGILSEKYLGLTPQGTMPHALIIAIGDQRKAWQLFAELYSGKVNVIALSDTFDDERQEAMMAAELLKDKLWGVRLDTPSSRRGNMHDIIEEVKWTLQLHGYKNVRVIVSGGLDEQSILELRDVADGFGVGTTVAMPRSVDLSMDIVEVNRGNGWEPIAKRGKMPGAKMVYSCGALKHHVAPWSSEPPSCEDGRRPEQLLVKYLDNGKLVRDLPSLDSIRSYVISQLKELKLLP
- a CDS encoding KaiC domain-containing protein encodes the protein MSARIERLSTGVRGIDEMLGGGIPRGFFVAVVGEPGTGKTIFALHYAWRGIKDNDKVIYVTTEESRESIIKQAKMFNMDLDKAVDEGKAIIIDALLKSQNDEWSLDEIDVETLVNKVIEAKRRLGYGRSRLIIDSMSTFWLDKPAMARKYSYAVKRVLYRWDFTVLMTSQYAITTSSAFGWGLEHVADGIIRFGRRVIGGELRRYILVEKMRQTPHDLRVHFIDIRDGEGLVLLGPANFSREDLALPEDIKRRIRESKEREPGP
- a CDS encoding methionine adenosyltransferase, giving the protein MPRNIVVRQLNQIPIEDTEVELVERKGLGHPDYISDAVAEEASRQLSAYYKERFGAIMHHNLDKVLLVGGQASPRWGGGDVISPIYIIVSGRATTEVRTSSGIEEVPVGRIVIKAVKDWVSRNLRFLDPEIHLVVDYKIGKGSADLRGIFESRSGSYRANDTSFGAGFAPLSTTERLVLETERLLNSKEFKSKVPASGEDVKVMGLRRGRTLEITVADAIVSRFVRDPEEYMSVKDEIKEAVLNLASKLAPDYDVKVYVNNGDIPEEEVFYITVTGTSAEHGDDGATGRGNRVNGLITPMRPMSLEAAAGKNPVTHVGKIYNVAAMEISQVIYEKVPGAKEVYVRLLGQIGRSIDDPLIADVSIIPDNGVQLNSNIKQEVSGIVDEYLSRLHFISERFLKGEVQLY
- a CDS encoding DUF460 domain-containing protein, whose protein sequence is MSSQEGSSEIYMGVDIEYGSPLSTINRARYSVVLIDQSLRLIAKYQSVALPAIVRLAWEHRPKYIASDNVLELSPDGSTESLARLLSLLPPDTALVQATATSEGLLDVLEAARRAGIDVASSKLSPMRTAFIVAAIVAKGGGRRVGFSREKTYIVVSRGRSSKSGGWSQARYQRRIRASVKIAADKVKEALDNANIDYDVFYRSGDGGLESAVFIVYAPRERLVGLVRPHRGIDYMIKVETKYEGELIFGESSERPSRPLIVGVDAGMTTGIAVLDVEGRLLHLGSYKELDRGEIVKLISELGRPIIVATDVSDPPELIRKLAAQLGAQLYLPGYDLSVAEKEYMASKASAGSDLKPKTSHERDSLAAAYKAFIDYHNKLSQVEAYTSRLGLDIDVDELKADVIRGATLAEAIEKQISRLLGDHESQQQERRSLPATDSKVQQGPCNENSRLELLEAQKVALTKQLEELRDRLFHEERELYLARKQLKAELLKDSEVNSLVKRVGSLESTLSDLRKSYEALQEDLEALRKALLQVVSGSLVMARRLDELKRSSLKRSEDLIGPIRPGEVVIVDSTTNFEAEVLSELASAGVKALLLQETEGPLPNAAKKYGIAPLNINNYQVVRAAGYHFVSSKVLQDATDFARKIKSDEFVNAKLSQLLSEYRSMRALGSKDRRAALT